The following are encoded together in the Candidatus Thermoplasmatota archaeon genome:
- a CDS encoding Fic family protein, with product MVLLEQRSVGNRPIPDVLETLHHETAFRGLIQRLDAPIRLQSVLELHETVFRGIHPDAGQWRRVSVRIAGSRHSPPRAEKVVTAMASWEEEYAERDLAGESTFGLASWMHHRFESIHPFTDGNGRIGRLLLNLHFLKHSWPPVHVLPPDRDRYIHSLESGHSEDLSELKAFLKTAMARSLLDLLDQVGTQEDELKPLGALEARGDHSTKYLGLRASQGELPAIKTSGKWHSSDRATRLYAQFVGR from the coding sequence ATGGTCCTGTTGGAGCAGCGCAGCGTGGGAAACCGCCCCATCCCAGATGTGCTGGAGACGCTGCATCACGAGACGGCATTTCGAGGTTTGATCCAACGGCTCGATGCCCCGATCCGGTTGCAGTCGGTCTTGGAGCTTCACGAGACCGTCTTTCGTGGTATCCATCCTGACGCCGGCCAGTGGAGACGAGTGAGCGTCCGGATTGCCGGCTCAAGGCATTCCCCACCAAGAGCGGAGAAAGTAGTTACGGCAATGGCTTCGTGGGAGGAGGAGTACGCAGAACGCGACCTGGCAGGCGAATCGACATTCGGGTTGGCGTCGTGGATGCATCATCGTTTCGAGTCGATTCACCCCTTCACCGATGGCAATGGACGTATCGGGAGGCTGCTCCTCAACTTGCACTTTCTCAAACACAGTTGGCCACCAGTACACGTGTTGCCACCAGATAGGGATCGATACATCCACTCCCTTGAATCGGGGCATTCGGAGGATCTCAGTGAGCTGAAGGCTTTTCTCAAGACCGCTATGGCCCGTTCACTTCTGGACTTGCTTGACCAGGTGGGGACGCAAGAAGATGAGCTGAAACCTCTTGGGGCCCTCGAGGCTCGAGGTGACCACTCCACGAAATATCTGGGGCTCCGTGCGAGTCAAGGAGAACTACCCGCTATCAAGACTTCAGGAAAATGGCATTCCAGCGACCGGGCCACGCGTCTCTACGCCCAGTTCGTTGGCCGCTGA